ctacatatcagatatttacattacgattcataacagtagcaaaattacatttatgaagtagcaacaaaaataattttatgactgggggtcaccacaacatgaggaactgtattaaaggctttgggaaggttgagaaccactgctgtagatgGTTGTCAAATACCAAGGTGAATGGACATCACCTGTCCCTTCCCCAAGTCCCTGTCATCTGACAGCCTTAATCTTGCCTTCCTCAGTCTCTTCAGGATCTCGtcacatcttccttttttttaattaaaaattttcttttggtaattttaaaagtttttttttaattaaattgtatttatttattgagacagagtctcactttgttgcccttggtaaagtgctgtggcatcatagcttcccgagtagctgggactacaggtgcccaccacaacacccggttattttttgttgcagttattgtttgtttagctggctcgggccgggttcgaacccgccaccctcggtgtatgtggttggcgccgtaactactgtgctacaggtgctgagcctaaagtttctcttagagatgaggtcttgaactcctggactcaagcagtcctcctgccttagcctcccactgTGCCTGACCCATCACCtgtcgtaaaaaaaaaaaaaatgaataaacattatattttattgaatcaGAAGTTATTTATGTTCattgtaaaatttttgtttagaaaatgtGTAAGTCACTGATAAATCCAGCCCCCAGAGATACTGACTACCTTGtggtttttctctccatttttcttgtGTACATACTGTCTACAGTTCAAATAAACCTGGGCTCATACTCATCACGTTGTGCTGCCGCTTTCCTTTCTCATTTACTACATGTTGGATGTCTTCCTAGGTcagattcattctttcattttattagaaTCCCATGAATGCTTTACCAGTTACCCTATTCATGGATTTTGTATCATATCTAGTTTTTTTcgattttttttggagacagtgtctccctttgtcacccttagtagagtgccatgctcacagcaacctcaaactcttgagctcaagtggttgtcttgcttcagcctcccggagtagctaggactaccagcaCCCACTGCTACACTCAGCTatatttagaaatggggtctcactcttgctcaggctggtttcaaactcctgagctcaagcaatccacctgcctcagcctcctggagtgctaggattacaggcgagagccactatgcctggcctataTCCAATTTTTGAATATTAGAATGGGAGCGAGCAtacatttctttcaaaaaatatttcttgagcacttTCTATGTACGTTTCAGATATTGTGCTAGCTGCTATGTgtatggtgctgagaaaactgatgTAATTCTGACCCTCGAAGCTATAACCTAGACCCATTATCTGCCTATGTAATTCTTATAAGTAGAATTGCCTAGTCAATGCATatgcttatttttgtatttagacagagtttcttcctgtgccccaggctagagtgccatggcctcagcctacatcctccagcctcagtctcccaagtagctgggcctataggtgcccaccacaacactcagctaatctttctatttttggtggagatgaggtctggctctttgCTCAGGttaatctggaactcctgaggtcaagggatccacccacctaggtctcccagagtgctaggattacagtggtgAGCCACCGGAAGGGCAGAAATTCCTTCTCTTCTGGTCAACATGATGTGGacttcttaggtttttttttttttttttttttgagacagtctttttctgttgccgtgggtagagtaccctggctgtgctcacagcaacctcagactcttgggctccagtgatccttttgcctcatctTACGGAATAGGTGGGACTAgggtgcccactgcaacacctggctactttttctatatttatttatttttttgagatagggtctcactatgtcacccttggtagagtgctgtgcacggcgtcacagctcacaacaacctcaaactcttgggcttaagagattctctggcttcaacctcccaagtagctgggactgcaggcgcctgccacaatgcctggctatttttttgttgtagttgtcatcgttgttttggCAGGTCCatgcagggttcgaacccgccagccctggtgtatgtggctggcactctaatgccaagctacaggtgccgagcctactttttctatttttatttttttttcctatcaccaCGTTTATTTCAGCTAGTTAAAGCCCTGTAATTGTATCCCAGAGAACTTCCAGCCCTCAAGCTTCCAAAGGCTGTCAACAGTTTGAAATATCTCTGCATAAAAAAACAGCTCCACAATATTTATCCACAGACTGATGTACGCTCAGTATCTGTACTTGGCGGAGTAGCCCTTGGGAGACACAACCAGGGTGCAGTCTTTGCGGGCCCCACGGTACACAGTCTGTATGATGCCCACCATCTCCTGCTTGTTCTCCATGGCCCAGTTAATGTTGTTGTCGTTGCTGGTGACCAAGTCAATCACGATGTGCTTGTTTCTGAGGAAAAACATGACAGTACATGGATCGTATAACTTATACATTTTGTTGAAGTCAGGTACTTCTGTAATAGCCCTAAGATAAATAACTGCAAAATTCTTAACCTGCTCAGCTATGCTGTAACGAACCTCATCCATCTTCATGCAGGTGAGGTCCCAGTCATGCCCAAACTGAATGACAACCTCTGAAAGGATGGCCTGGTCCACCTGCCAGCCGTTGTGCAAGTGCGGGAGCATGTGTGACATCTCAGGCCGGGTGAACGCCTCCACAGCACTAGGGCTTGCATGGGAGTGCACATGCCGTcgcctactttttctatttttaaagagatggggtcttgctcttgctccggcAGCTctttaattcctgagctcaagcaatccacctgtcacagcctcctagagtgctaggattataggagtgagccaccaggcctggcctacagttttaaacaattttctacatttatttagaAAACGTTtagtgattttctatttttatttttcaatttcatttctttgacttCTCAAACGACAGCTTCTGCCATAAAAaaatttcttcctctctctgtcctttgttcagtttttaaaaaatgtgattgacaaataattatacaTACTCATAGATGCATACTGAGGTTTCGGTACATATAATGCGTAGTGATTAGATTGgtgtaattagcatatccatcatctcaaacatttaccaTATCTTTGTGTTGGGAATGTCCAAATATCCTCCTCCTAGCTATTTGTAACTACGTATTATTATTAACTCTGGTCATCCTAGAGTAGGATAGAACACTAAATTATTCCTCCCATTAGCtacaattttgtatcctttaacaaatGTCTCCCTATTCCCTACTTCTTATTTACTAATTTAAATTGTTTGTAgaagggtggctcacgcctgtaatcccagcacttgagaggccaaggtggatggattgcctgagctcacaggtttgagaccagcctgagccagagtgaaacctcatctctaaaaatagccaggcgttgtggcaggtgcctgtagtcccagctacctgggaggctgaggcaagagaatctcttgagcccaagagtttgaggttgctgtgagctgtgatgccatagcactctacccagagtgacagcttgagactgtctcaaaaaaaaaaaaaaaaagaaaaatagggtggtgcctcctgtggctcagtgggtagggtgccgcctaatataccaagggtggcgagtttaaacctggccccggccaaactgcaacaaaaaaaatagcccggcattgtggtgggtgcctggagtcccagctacttcggaggctgaggcaagagaatctcttaagcacaagagtttgaggttgctgtgagctatgactctatggcactctactgagggcaacaaagtaagactgtctgaaaaaataataaattgtttgTAGATACTGTCAAACTGTCCTACAAGGTGCCATCAAGGTGCCTTTCCATGGGTGAATGAGTGTTtccccaacaaaagaaaaagttttattacATAGTTGAGGCTGTGTGAGCAAGTATGACCTCTCAGCTGGTCAGAAAATGGCTGGATAGAGCTAGAAAGGTGGACTCGCTTGGGGCTTTTATTGTGATCTTGGGGTGGGGCCAGGGTGAGGATACCCAGTGCTCATGGTTGGAATTCCTGCCAGCACCAAAAAAGAGAGcatagaggttttttgttttgttatttcttctttttgaaaataacagCTTGCCCAGATgatggagaagagagaagagtgagACTTCAAAGCTTGTCAATAGCCAAACAGCAAATAATGGAGTCAGATTCCTGATTACATAAGATGTTTACAGTGTCATCTGGGGACAGACAACTTTATTGCCAAATATTTCGTTGATCACTCTGTATGGATTTTTGTGGTACCTTTGCTCTCTTGCCTAGTGCTTGTGTAACAGCTGTCTCCCACCGACTTTCTCATGGTATCCTACTCCCAGCCAGACATGCATGTACACATACTTGTTTCTCTCCTTAGAGATAGTGGAAATAATGGACCACCACCTGAAAGATTTTGTGGTTATAaccaaaggagagagagatttggCAGAGGGCCTTGAAGATTAGAAGCACCCACCCTTGCCCCTTTCCTTCTACCATCACCTGGGCAAGTATGGGACAGGGATCCTATCTACTGTCTGTTTAGGCTATTCCATGGCTGTGGTATTCTTAAATCTACTACTTGCAGACTCTACTTAGGCCTTATTCACAAAGGGCTCAACTTCTTGGCCTCATAgttcttatttctgtgttttgtgtAGGTGGCCAATTAGTACATCTCACAGCTGAGAAAATGGTCCTCAAGAAGTTGTGACTTGCTTAAGGTGGCAGGGCAGGGCTAGGATTAGACCCACATTTTCTCCCGACTCACCCAGTGCCTTGTTAAATGGTGTGCAATTTGGTTTTAAAGCTTTTAAATTCTCAATGAGAACACTATTTGCTGTTCaaaaggaaacacaaaaatgCCCAGGCAAATGCCTTTCTGGGGACAGTGGTGCTGTGAAAGTTTGAAAGTGCTTCTGTATTTCTAACttttgctccccacccccacctcctgcagaccatttttctcttctcccctttGTGTAAATTCTGATTGCAGGGGTTAATGGTGGGATTATTTTAGGATTCAGCCCTACTGAAAAATGCTACAGAAGACAATCTCTTGCtagataaaaatttattaatgtcAGGGTGTTTTCACACTCCGGAGGACATAGggactgggagcagtggctcacgccagtaatcctagccctctgggaggctgaggctggaggactgcttgagctgcTCAagacttggagaccagcctgatcaagagcaagtctccatctctacaaaaaactaaaaaaattagctgggcgtggtggcacgcACCAGTAGTCCTAGTTAttcttgaggctgaggcaggaggatcgcttgagctcaggcgtttgaggttgctgtgaactatgatgatgccactgcattctagttgGGGTGGACAGAAGGAgacctgtatcaaaaaaaaaaaaaaatggatgcaaAAGCATACCTATAGTCTCTTCTGCGTTCTTCATGAGGAAAGAACAACTTATGTATCCTTAGCGCTAGCACAGCGCTTGGCATATGGATATGGTAGGCTCTCAGTTCTATCTGATGAATATGATTTTGAGGAATATTCATTTcgtgtgaatgaatgaaagataaaTTAACCATCAGGGTCGGTAAGTGATGAACCACAACTTATCCAGCTCTTTAGGCTTCTAGTCTTGTGGTGAGACTCCACAGCTCGGCTCATATGACTGGGCCTTCGTGGGGGGAAAGGGAGTCAGGACCGTACTGACACCCTAACTGCAGGAGAGAGGCCAGAAGCCCCAAACTGGGATGCGCGGTTCTGAAAGGCGGCTGGCAGAGAGCTGCGCGCGCAACCACCCGGCAGCGGACTCCGGCGCTTTTCCTTGGCAACCGCTTGTTCCTAGCAACCAGGCGCGGGCTGCACCGAGCTGCTGGGGAGCCAGGCCTCTAGCCATGAATCCGCCAGGATCCCTGGGGGTCCTGGAGCAGAATGCAGACGAACACTTGCCCGCCCCGATTCTCGGGCCCTCGATACATTCTGACAACCCTCAGGAGCGGATCCAGGCCCGGCGCCTCCGCATCGCGGCGCGCCTGGAAGCGCGGAGGCGGTGAGCGGGGCCGGGCTGTCGCGCCGTCCGACGCGGCGTGAGGGGAGGTAGCTGGGCTGCCCGCGGTGCGAGCCCCGCGATGAGGGCTCGGCGTGTCCGGAGTGGGAGCGCGGTTTCTGGATGAAACAGAACGCATTTCTTCCAGAAGGGGCAGGCAGTGTGCGATGTGAAAACATTCAACACCCTGCTGTGAGTCTGTGACGGAAATAATCCCCCGTCAGCGCTGACGAGAGCCCGGGGCTTGGGCGCCGCGGGCGGTACCCGCGggatgcagcctgggcctgcgcCCTGCGGTCTGCCGCCTCCCCAACCAGCCCGCTTCCTTCCGCAAGTATTTGGTGGACCTCAGCTGTCACTTCTGCTGGTCTTCAGGGGCTTATCTGGTAATGCAGCAGAAACCCTCGTTCCTGAAGGGTCGAGGATTTCTGGCGATTATCCCCGTCTCGCGCTAGAGTTGCTGTACTGTCCATTCACAGCTACACGGGCTCTGGAGGACCAAGTGGCACCTGAATTCCCGAATGTCCTTATTGTGTAAACAGCACTTACACCTGCTCCTCCCGGTCAGGGTCAATTGCGCTACCCAGGCGGTGGCTGCTTCTCTTGTCCGCTGGTCGTTGGAAATAAGGAATCCACAGTGTCAAGGTGGCAGCCGTAACTTGCAGTTCGGTGGGATCCTTGCTTTGTGTCCTGACAACAGCACACCCCTGTGGGAACGAGGGCTTTTGCAGGCCCTAGAGCTATGGAGACAGGAAGCACAGGATCCCACAGCAGGCTGTTGGGACTGATTAAGTGGAGCCACTCCAACTTCACGCTGGTTATCAGAcccatgtatttatttctccTGGGACAGAGTCACAGAGGAGTCTCTGACTGAGTGCAGTTATTGAGTAGGGGATGGCACGTCATAATCTAGTGCTTGGCCTCCAGGCCGCTGCCTCAGCTGTGCCTTCCTCAGGCTTCTGGGAGGTACAGTATGCAATATGACAAATCGTGGTGGGTCCACTTCTCACCTCTTTCCTTGTGGGTGAGTCCCCTGGTCAGggggtttctttctttatttatttgagacagagtctcaagctgttgctctgggtagagttcagtggcatcacaggtcacagcaacttcagactcttgggtttaagtgattctcttgcctcagcctcccaagtagctgggactacaggtgcccaccacaacaccaggctatttttttgttgcagttgtcattgttgttttttagctggccggaGTCAgggtcaaacctgccagccttggtgtatgtggccagcgccctacccactgagccacgggcgccgcccaggGGGTTTATTGTGTAAGATTCTATCTGAGGTGAATAAAGGACTAACATAAGGAGAATTGATTGGAAATTAATAGTACTCAGAACCTTTCTCCCACGAGGTTTGGAGAAATTTCAAGTGGAGGGTTTAGGGGGATACTGGACAAAGATAAGGCAAGGATATCGCGCTAAAAATAAGGGGATTCAGGCATCTCATGCACACTGGATGCCAAGGctgttctcttctccttccttcctgttccTGGATGCTGGCACTTTGGCCTTCACATTCCATTCAGGAGGTTGGAGAAGATTCTCTGTAGACTTTGACCATGCAAAAAGAAGGACTTAAAGACTCTGATATCAATCccagcctggtggctcacacctgtaatcttagcactctgggacgctaaggtgggtggattgcctgagctcagagggttgagaccagcctgagtaagagcaagaacctgactctactaaaaatagaaaaactagctgggtgtcatggtgggtgcctgtagttccagctactccggaggctgaggcaagaggattgcttgagcccaagagtttaagattgctgtaagctatcacatcatggcactctacccagggcaacagagcagagtgagactcttgtctcaaaaaaaaaaaaaagacagtgacatCAGGTTTGCCCACAGAACAGCCCTGGCAGATCAGCCTACACTGAAGTTCACAGTTGTTAAGGCACACTCTTGCACTCAGAGCTCCCATCAGCCTTTTTTTAAGTGTTCAAATTTTTGTCAGgctattaaaattgtttttttctttatcctgcCACCAGATTACAAGCTTCCAAATGACTTAGAGACTTAGATTGAAATGAtactaaattgttttattttctctaaattcttGAGTTCTGTATAATCAGGTGCTTATGTACATATAACTAAAGTAAACCATCCtagtttagttttttgttttaaagacagtTCTTCAGCAGCAACTAGGCAACTACTGTGAAGTGACATGTAAAATTGGTAGTGTCAGTGTCCTTTTCCTAAGTTGTCATGGAAGTTACCATTACCTTTATAGCTTTAGGTCTTTGGTACGTCTCAGAAAAGATGTGCaagaatttggagaacattttcaaaataagagCATTAGACACTCAACTACTAGGATATGGAactcaaagttttaaaattacattatgtaaatgaaaagctttaaaaagtacctcacaagagttttttttttttttttgtcattatagCTTGCGTCTTTCTGCTTTTTTGCATGtgatagtgtttttttttgtcaaaccaatttttttttttttgttacagagtctgttgtccttggtagagtgctatggtgttataggtcacagcaacctcagactcctgggctcaagcaattctcttgccttaaactcccaagtagctgagattacaggtgctggccttaacacctggctaattttagaggcagggtcttgctcttactcaggccggtttcaaacccgtgagctcaggccatccgcCTGcgttggcctccgagagtgctgggattataaacgtgagccaccatgcccagcctaaaccaatgctttaatttaatttaatttttcatcagctttttattttatttatttattttttgagacagagtctcattttgtcaccctcggtagggtactttggcgtcacagctcacagcaacctcaaactcttggggtccagtgattctgttgcctcagcctcccaaatagccaggactacaggtgcctgccacaatgcctggctattttttttgtttagcaggccagggccgggttcaaacccatcagccctggagcatgtggctggcgccctaaccactgagctatggtcacCCAGCCAAGTTTTATCATGAAGTAGTAACTAAGGATTTCACACATCTGGGGAAAGTCTTTAGcacaaaagatacagaaatgctctaatagaaaaaaaaacccaacaaaacacctgagaggaaactgaggctgaagaaactgaaactgaagaaaaaaagcaacaaactCCAAAAAGATGGTCATTAAGATCCTCAGAGAAAAACAAGATGGTTTGACAACCATGAAACAAGATACAATGCTATGTTCAGAAGAAAgcattggaaattaaaaatataatagaaatagaaaacagtagAAGGTCCAGAAAGTAAAGGAATAGAATTGCCTATGAgttagagcaaaaagaaaaagatagatacTAGTAGAGAAAAAGATTTCTTAATAATTAGAGGACTAGTCCAGGAGACCTAGTATACCCTTTTTCAATCTAGAAAGGACagagaggccaggcgtggtggctcacggctgtaatcctagcattctgggaggccaaggcaggtggattgcttgagctcaggagtttgttaGAGA
The sequence above is a segment of the Nycticebus coucang isolate mNycCou1 chromosome 4, mNycCou1.pri, whole genome shotgun sequence genome. Coding sequences within it:
- the LOC128584499 gene encoding thioredoxin-like protein 4A, translating into MSHMLPHLHNGWQVDQAILSEVVIQFGHDWDLTCMKMDEVRYSIAEQVKNFAVIYLRAITEVPDFNKMYKLYDPCTVMFFLRNKHIVIDLVTSNDNNINWAMENKQEMVGIIQTVYRGARKDCTLVVSPKGYSAKYRY